Below is a genomic region from Brassica rapa cultivar Chiifu-401-42 chromosome A08, CAAS_Brap_v3.01, whole genome shotgun sequence.
TCGGATTACTTCGAGAAGCAGAGGTTCGGTgactcgtcttcttcttcttcacagaaCGGTGAGCTCGTCTCAAAGTTTACAACTTTAGGGTTTTAGCTTTGCTTAAATCTCGAAATTTCGAAGCTTGATACCAAAAGGGTATTACCCAATAGGTGATGTTTAGTTGTTTTATTGGTTTTTGATTTGATATAGGTGAAGGAGGGCCTGCTAGGTTTTACGTGGGACATTCGATATACAAAGGGAAAGCTGCGTTAACAGTGGAGCCAAGAGCACCAGAGTTTGTGTCTTTAGACgttagtctctctctctatcccCAAAGATCAAAGAGCCTCTCTCTACTTGTTGTAGTACTGATTGTGATTTGTTTCTGTTTACTTATTTTGCAGTCTGGAGCTTTCAAGTTATCCAAAGATGGTTTTCTACTGCTTCAGTTTGCTCCTGCAGCTGGTGTAAGGCAATACGATTGGAGCAAGAAACAGGTTTGGTTTCATCCTTTTTTAACTTCAGATGATCCCTTTAGCTGTATTATATAAAACTTTGCTTGGTTTTGGTGTAAAAATGTTTCTTGATGTCGACAATCTTGCAGGTGTTCTCATTGTCGGTTTCAGAGATTGGAACTCTAGTTAGCCTAGGCCCAAGGGAGTCTTGTGAGTTCTTCCATGATCCTAACAAGGGGAAAAGGTAAACAATCATTACATGAGGATTTTATTTGATGTAATCTTATTTTTGCTTGATTGTGTTTGTTGTTGTATGTAGTGATGAAGGAAAGGTGAGGAAAGTGTTGAAAGTTGAGCCTCTCCCTGATGGTTCTGGCCACTTCTTCAACCTAAGTAAGTACATTTAATCTTCTTCTTGATTCGTTTCAAAAAAGTTTACAACTTGGTCTCTTATGGTTTTTATATAAACAGGTGTTCAAAACAAGCTTTTGAATGTTGATGAGAGCATTTACATACCAATCACTAGAGCAGAGTTTACTGTTCTCGTCTCTGCTTTCAATGTAAGACTCTgaaatctcttcttttttttcttacataacTTGTCTTGTGCGTATTAGCATCTTtactaaactctttttttttttaatgtaatggCAAGTTCGTCTTGCCTTACCTCATAGGCTGGCACGCATTTGCGAACTCCATCAAGCCAGAAGAGTCAAACCGTACGAACAACGCTTCACCAAACTATGGAGGAGACTATGAATGGAATAGATAGATGAATCTAAGGGCCACAAGCGAATCTATCAGACATTTTCCTTTCTTTATTTCCTTTTGCTGATTGTGTTCTTGAAAGAGAATGTTCTTTGTTCGTAGCTAGCAGAATAGACTAAAGAGTAGTGCTTTTTGTTTTAGTCTTTTTTGACCAAATGTGGAAGTCATTGTGTTACGCGGTTGTATTGTATCTCAAAAACACCAGTTCGTTGTCTCTTGTCTTATTTTAGCTGTTTTAGATTAAAGAACAATTGTCACAATTTGATTTGAATTGCGAGTATGAGCTTGTATGATCCATCTAGTGACATCACTCTCCTCAATTGGTTTGGCTCTAGTTTATGTCCGGTTAAATGTGACAATTGGTTATTTCGGTTAAGGTCTTTCTCATCCTCTAAACAAATTGaatagtattttattattttgatattttccaACGTCGGTCAGGTCAAATTggtattttctctttattttataaaattgcaACTAATATTCTTCGGGTTGACGGTACAGTTTCGGCGCCTTAACGGTTTAAACCGGTTAAGCAGCCACTTGCTCGTCGAAAGGGCAAAAGCAAAGCCGACAACTTTAGAGAGATATGTCAGAGGAGCAGCAGAGATCATCATCACTGCGTACTATAAACGTAAGTAGAGTTCCAAACCATTCTCTCTCATCGCACGGTGAACCAGCCCCACCTGATTCTCGAATTCCTCTGATCTTTCACCGTCGGTCATCGCCGCCACGCAGATGCTCGCTTGAGTCCGACCTCTTCCTTTTACTCAAACAACGAGATCTGTTTTCCACGGTATCCTTTTCATGTCTGATCCTCGATGTTTTATTTTGCTCGATCCTTAGATTTTTACTTTCATCTGAGCTGGTTCTATAGCTCTTCTTGTGAATTGATGCGACCTTGAgctgtttttttttagattcaAGTCTTAGTTTTTATGTTACTTGTAAGATGTCTAGATGACAAAGGTCGTAACTTTACCGATTAGAATCTGTTACATGTTAGTTAGCATACCCAAACTGCTGAACATATGTGAACATGTTTAGTAGAAGTTCCATGATTTAcagaatatatatttaattctaAGCTGTCTAGCTGACAAAGGTCTTAACTTACATGTGGGTTTTGTTTGATAGGTTAGAGAGGAGGATGTCGACACCAGCAAGGAAGAGGTTGATGAGGGATTTCAAGAGGTTGCAGCAAGACCCACCTGCTGGAATCAGCGGTGCTCCACAAGACAATAATATCATGCTCTGGAACGCTGTCATATTCGGGTAACGGAACAAGTACTATAGATACTGGTTTTAGTTTCTCCATAAAGAGTAACTTGTGTACTTATCCTTCTTGTTTTCTGGATTTATAGGCCTGATGACACCCCATGGGATGGAGGTAAGCTTATGTTGCTGTGAATCTGTCTGAGGATACATCTCTTGGGATCAATCGTTATAGTAGTTTTCTTACCTCTTGCTTGATTATCTTGTTAGGTACTTTCAAACTCTCACTGCAGTTCTCTGAAGATTATCCTAATAAGCCACCAACAGTTCGTTTTGTGTCAAGGATGTTCCATCCAAATAGTAAGTTATAGAGAAAAACAAATCTCTTTTCTTCCCCCTTTGGTTGATTGTTAGCTTTTGGCTCAAGTTATTCCTCTCTACCTACTTTGCAGTTTATGCAGATGGGAGTATTTGCTTGGACATCCTCCAAAACCAGTGGAGCCCTATATATGATGTTGCTGCTATACTTACCTCCATCCAGGTACATATCTAAATGCCTCCCACCAGCATCTTTTAATATGCCCCTTAAAGCTTGAAATGAGAATGACTCTATCTTCTTTGTTATCCGCAGTCATTGCTCTGCGACCCTAATCCGAATTCTCCTGCAAACTCGGAAGCAGCTCGGATGTACAGCGAAAGCAAGCGTGAGTACAACAGAAGAGTGCGTGATGTTGTTGAGCAAAGCTGGACTGCTGACTAGTAGTTTGTTAGTTGTAATCTTTGCAACTCTTCTCCTACTCTCAAAAACGTCACCTTTAAGCAACAACAGCTTTCACTTATCTTTTCCGTTCATGTCTTTTGTGTTTTCAAAACTTTAGTGTGCGAAGATTTATGATCTTCCTTGTACCTGTTTCTTGCTCTCTTTCAATCTATAAACCCGCTCTCGTTTGTGTATGAACCGATCACAAAAGGAATCAAAGTAAAGAATGAGAAACAAGAACATGCAAATGATTCACCACACTTTTTAAAATTGGAGAAGCTGCTATATTTAccggaataaaaaaaaaatggctctGATGACTCTTGAGAtttgaaatacttttttttcttcgaacacaaaaaaattatcttaaaaaatataatttaaaaatcattcgACTAATCAGACAAATAACTGCAAAAATCTAATTGattatacaatttttgatataaagttaaagataatataaaatatctatatattttaaaacaacaaaatcttctagaatatatacatatatatattatcaaaactAGAATACACAGTAGAATTACCCATATTTCTTAAACATTTTTCATTCCTTTTCTAATTCATCATAACTATCTTATTAATTacctttttccattttttcatCTTACCAATTGTTTTGCCATATATTACAGGTTATTAAATATGTATTATGTTATTAAATATGTATTATCTATAATACTAAATATGAGTTAAAATAGTTAATTTATTGGTTATATATATCGTGATTAGGAGTGGGCGTTTGTATACCCGTTCCAGTTCGATTCGGATCTATCTGGATTTTGGAgttaaaaaattagtttcattcggatatttataaatttcagtttaaattattcataaactaattattatatttaagtataaaaATCTGATTAATATAtacctaaaatattttggttaaaattaGGTTTGATGtagttttttatataagattaaaCCAAACATTCGTATGGATGCGTCctgtcaaaatctagtaatctattatgaaacggataaatatattgttttcaaAGTCGGTCAGGTCAAATTGGTATTTTTCTAGTTTTCAAAATTGAAACTATATTCTGCGGGTTTAAAGTAATTGGTTGACGGTACAGTTAGCCCTAACGGTTTAATCCGGTTAAGGAGCCACTCGCTCGTCAAAGGCCAAAAGATCGTACTATATAGGTCGTAGAAGTTTTCAGAGGTTTTGTCTGAAAGGTTAGAGAGGAGGATGTCGACGCCAGCAAGGAAGAGGTTGATGAGGGATTTCAAGATGTTGGAGCAAGACCCACCTGCCGGAATAAACGGTTCTCCACAAGACAATAGTATCATGCTCTGGAACGCTGTCATATTCGGGTAACGTAGCAAGCACCATAGATACTGGTTTTAGTCTCTATATAAATAGTAGTTTTGGGTACTTACCCTTCTTGTTCTGTGGATTTGTAGGCCTGATGACAGCCCATGGGATGGAGGTAAGGTTATGTTGCTACGATCAGTCTCTTGGGATCAATCGTTGTAGTAGTTTTCTTATAGTTTTTGCTTATTCTCTTGTTAGGTACTTTCAAACTCTCGCTGCAGTTCTCTGAAGATTATCCTAATAAGCCGCCAAGAGTTCGTTTTGTGTCACGAATGTTCCATCCAAATAGTTAAGTCATAGAGAAAACAAATCTCTTTTATTTCCCTTTTGGTCGATTGTTAGCTTTTGGCTCAAGTTAACGTTATTCTTCTCTACCTGTTTTGCAGTTTATTTAGATGGGAGGATTTGCTTGGACATTCTGCAAAACCAGTGGACCCCTGTATATGATTGTGCTGCTATACTTATCTCCATCCAGGTAAATATCTAAATGCCTCCTTCCTACCTGCATCTTTTAATATGCCCTTAGAGCTTTAAATGTGACTCTCTTCTTTGGTATACGCAGTCGTTGCTCTGTGACCCTAATACGAATTCTTCTGCAAACTCGGAAGCCGCTCTGATGTACAGCGAAAACAAGCGTGAGTACAACAGAAGAGTGCGTGATGTTGTGGAGCAAAGCTGGACTGCTGACTAGTAGTTTGTTAGTTGTAATCTTTTTAACTCTCTCCTACTCTCAGAAACGTCACCTTTAAGCAACAGCTCTCACTTATCTTTTTCATTCAGGTCGTTTGTGTTTCCAAAACTCTTTGGTGATTGGATGTTTTGATGTTTCTGTGAAACATAACATCTTTGTACCAAACCTTCTTTTGTATATATTCATTGTTATGGGACAAAAAAAGTCAATCGTTGGAGTTTGACATTCATATGCTGATAAACGATTTTAGCTCTCAAGTTTATGTTATCTCTATATAACTTTTGATTAAAATGGTAGATCGTTTATGAAGAGCGGAGATAATAACGTTTTATGCATACAAATCAAATCAGGGTGAACACACGTATGAAAATAATGATTCTTTATTTGTTCAGTCTTGAGTCTTTTTTGTAATGTCATCATATATATTCACAGTCGAATACCATTCTGATCAGTTCGTAGGTCTATTCACATCACTGCCTTGAGCCACGGCTACCAAGATCAGAAGCAGCTTTAGCCGCCCGCTCTAACGCACCCGATAGCCAGAGAGCTCCACTGGAGAAGTAACTGCTACTGACAACACTAGTTGCAGCTGCTGCCGCGGTTCTTCCTGTGGCAGAGACGGCTGATCTTGCTTTGTCTGAAACCTGGTACTTCTGGTCGGTCAGTCTGACAGCTTCAACTCCGGCAAAGATTTTGTCAGTGAGACCGATCCTCTGGTCTAGCTGAGATACTCTAGCCGCTGCTGCAGCTGACACACCGTGGGATTCGTCAAAGCCTTTGGCTTTGGCTAATGCTTCTTTGCCCAGCACGAATCCGGTGGCTAGCATTGACTTCACCACTTCTTGAGCTTTTGTCACTGCTTCTCCCGCGGTAAAGTCGCCTCGTTGAGGATGAGGCTACATCAAACTTTTCAACATGAAGACTATACTGAAgataaaaattaagagaaagaTAAAAGCAAGAGGGTTCATACATGTGAGTTTGTGTCATCTACAAAACCCCGCTGAGTGGCGTTCCAGAAGTCAAACTCCTCGTGATGCTGTCCCCAACGAGTGATGCAAACTCTCTGCTCCAATATGGTTGCCCCCTGAAGTTTAATCAAAGAACCTAGTGATTCTCCAATAAAAAAGGGTGGAATCAAATTCAAACAACAAACTTACACTGAGTAAGACTGCAGTTTCCTGAGAGTAAGAATCTTTAAACATCACATAAGCAGTGCAAGCTTGCTCACCCGATCTTACCTCGTGAACAACGTTAACAGAGTTTTTATCTTCTGAATCAATGCAAGATAACGCAatgtgatatcaaatttggtggGAAAGTAAGACTCACTCACCTAACAATATCAATATCTTCGATTGCGccagagaaggagaagaagtcGATGAGATCTTTCTCCGTAACAGCTGGAGATAGCCCAGTCACTTCCACACCGAATCCATTTTGATGATCCATCTTGTTCAAGTAAAGCTTATTCAACTCAAAGAATCAACAATCTCTACAGTATCAGCGTAACAAGACTTCAATAAACTGATCATCTCCAGATCGTGATCAAGCCTCGAGAACTAGACTAAATCGAAACTCGTGaatactactactactacgCATATCATCTTTTCCGATTTCTACCGCATAAACTCGTTGAAATTTGCATCGAGAAGATCAGATCGTTGATTTTGAAGTATTCTTACTATAGATCTAAGAGAAGAACTTCGAAGGAAGGCGAAGGATTCGAAGTTACCTGCTGTTGACCAGCTCGTAACTCAGAGAAGCTTGAAAGAGAGACGACGGTGATGGACTTATGAGTAGAGTAGACAGAGGGAGAATAAGATAGGGAGAGATCAGGTACCGAGGAGAAGCCGATCGCTAACGGAAAGTAAACCGCGACGACGATCCACGCCGAGAACCGTCGTCCGCTGCTATCGCTAGTATGAACTCTAGATACGTCGTTAGGCTAATGGGCCTTAACTATTGGGCTAATTCAAGTACGGTAGGCCTAATATAGTTTTAAGATTATTTCCCAGTCCAGCGCAAGCACACAAGTAAACAATTAATATTCACAATTAgttgaaattttgttttaatattacaaattaCTTTTGctgatatatattaatcttttcTTAATTATCTACAATCTAGCACGTAAATAGTGAAAATTTcaccaaaatataaataatggtATTTTGGATTTAAATACTACTGTTACGCAACAGGCCTTCCAGCTTATTTgacaatttttgttttcaaatcgTTTGATTTCACTTGTCAAAGGTTTCGCAGTGAGAAGTCAGAAGCCAACGACAAAACTtgcaaaataatgtttttactGGCCAACATATAAAGGACCAAGGTCATTTCAAAAAGATTCAGAATACTTAATGTATAAAAATGCAAGACAATACTCTCAAggataaaaaaagttttagacTAGATATAATTTAGCTCTGAAACTTCAATAGGTGGCCGGCAAAAATGCAGTTCCAGGCTGACGGTTAGCCAAAGGTCCATGGCATGAGAAGAACTGCAAAATGACCCAAGACATTGTCAAAACTCAACAAACAAAAGACGTCACAATAACCCAAGAATCAAAGTTGTGATAATACTAATGAGATACCTTAGCATTAACACCATCAGGAACAACACGCTTCTCTTGTCTCAGCTTCGTGAAGTCTGCTCTGTTAAACTTAGTGAATCCCCTAAACAAAAAGCAACAAACATTATAAGTTCGTGAAAAAGATTTaatcctcaaaaaaaaaacaatgtgaaatgataaaaaaaataccaTTTCCTGCTGACGATAATCTTCTGACGACCAGGGAACTTAAACTTAGCCCTCCTCAGAGCCTCCTGAGCATGGTGACCATGCCCATCCTTACACCTCACAGACAAAAGCACCTGCCCAATCGCCACCCTAGCACAAGTACCCAAGGCCTTTCCAAAAGCGCCTCTCATACCGGTCTGGAGCCTATCAGCACCAGCGCACGAAAGCATCTTGTTGATCCTCAGAACATGGAACGGGTGCACCCTAATCCTCAGATGGAAAGCATCTTTTCCCGCGGACTTCACCATGTACTTGTTGCAAGCGATACGCGCGGCTTCGAGGGCTTCGCTGGAGACGTTCTCCTTCTCCCAGGAGACGAGGTGGACGCAGAAAGGGAACTCGTCGACGCCTTTCTTCTTCATGCCGACGTCGTAGATCCTGATTTTGGGATCGGGGACACCGCGACAGTAGCGAGATTTTGGGTATGGTTTGCCCTTGATCTGACGGTAACACCTAGCCGGTCCTATAACGCGAATCAGGTATTAATCAGCTAACATAGCTCAAATAAATGAATTTATTACCATTCAAGAATGTTACTACAGGACATAAACAATCAACTCGTGTCTGAAGAAACCTATTAAACGAGAGAGATCGAGGAACTTACTTCTTCCCATGGCGTGACGGTCTCTGCTTTTCCCTCCTCAGGCTGAAAACGCGGCTGCTCAACagaaaatgattttaatatataaatgtgaTATTTGCTAGGTTAACTAAAAGATCCTCAGTTTGGGCTTCATAGAAAgcccatataaaatataaaagagcTTTGTTACGGCCCATATAACTTCCTTTGGTTAAACctttttcttaattattattagcCAACCAATGACTCTCTCTACACATGAACAGATAACAGAGAGGCAAATGAATCTGTTATGTTTTTTGGCAGGTGTTGTTCTCTTTGGACTAATTATCAACAATACTGTATACAGTATAGCACACATTAAAATCAAAAACCAGTTGGCGCCTTTGCTCCCTGACCATTAAAATCAAAAATCGAAtctctttatattttaatattagtttttggaaaatttagttatcatatcaaatagttaaaatatttttctgcgTGTTTCTCAAATTGGgagattttctttttatttgatttgattccgtAAATCTTTGAGTACAAAATGAGATTTAAAACGACTTAGTAGGCTTAAAAAACCAAAATGTAAGTAGCAAATTGGTTGGGtttttcattttcgaaaaacatttaaaacaatttaaaaaataattgaaaaaaagaatgaaatgttttgtaattaatacGAAAATTCAGGGGCAGATTCATAAGAagtattctgctttaatagtatagatttgtttTGGTTATATAAAAATCTCACtaaatttctcaaaaacaaaaactagtgGATATTAAGAGATCGGATATTAATCTCCTAAGgaacaaaattacaaattagAAAGCTCGAGGGAggtgtgttacaaaaaaaaaaaaaagctcgaGGGATGTAATTATTTTGTTACATACCGAGAAAGACCTTTTGGAGTTGGTCGTTATAGATTTTGGGCCTCTACTGAATAATGGGCCTAAGCCTATCAACCAGAGTATTATTTTACACCCGACCCGTTTAGTCGGACCTTATCTTCTTCCTCACACCAATAATACTATGGTTGCTTTGGtcggaaacaaaaacaaaaaaaaaaactattcgaCCAAACAGTTGAGATGGTTTCGCAGATAATCTCGTGTTTATCTAAATCTTCGTCTCTTCTCTGCATCTCCGGTTCCAGGAGTTTAATTCAGCCGAAGACTTATAACCGCGGCGGTTTGAACCGGTTTTCTCCGGGATTAGCTACCCAACGGTTATCTACGGTTATCCGTAAGAAATGGAGATCGGCAAGCATTTTCAACTCTGGGAAAGAACCTGGAGGAGAGGGAAAGGTAGCACTTTTCTCTGACACTTCCTGTCTGGTTTCCGACAAAAGCTCtacgatttttttatttaaaaataaatattgttaaagtGGTTGCTTTCATAGTTACAGGAAGGTAGCTCGGATTGGGCGATACTTGAGAGATGGGAAGTGCCATGGGAATGGCAGACAGCTTCGTTAACTTCGCTTGCTTGTGTATTAAGGTACCCTCCGTTTTCTAGGTCATTCAAAGGGCAAATTAGGGTTGAAGTTTGATGACACATAGAAACTGcattagaataaataaaaatataaaatgtgatGGTTCAGTATATTGATAAGAAGTATAGTCTCTctgtttttgttaaaaattaaaaaacttagtGACTATACTTTGTATGATGAGCGGATTATCATCTCAATCTCCTAACTGTTAGAATTTATAAGGAGTGAGATTAATTTTGTTCCCAGGCAGTTTTGTTTTGACAGGGTTAGCTGAGATGGCAGCCTTACCCTATTTAGGAGTCGACGTTGAGAAGCTGAGCTTGGACCAAAAGGCTGAGATTTTATTCCTGGATCAAGGGTACCTTACCAACAAACTACTAATCTTTTGCGTATTCTAGTTACATTGCCTCAGTTTTAGCTCTTGGACTCTGTTAATGTCAGTTGATTATGAAGTCTTAGTGCGTTAACTTATTGGAATGCTTTTTATTCTTAACTACTTTGCAGCATAACAACTGCAGTGATACTTGCTGTCATATTCACCGTTGCCAAAACATTCGACCCACTACCTGAAGACATTTTGCGCTATGGTACTTTGctccttctcttttttttttatcggcACTCTCTTGCTCTTTTATTTGGCCTTTGATCTTTTAATTCACTCCTTCAGATTTGAAACAACCCTTCAACTTGCAAAAGGGATGGCTAGTGTGGGGTGGGATAGGTTTGGTTGCTGCTGTTGGCGGTATTGCGTTAACAGGTGTTGCTTTATCCTTATTCAGCACAGAGACACCTGAACGAGAGGTTAGGAGAATTCACTacaacatttaattttttttttgttttttttttcctttctgaAATGTCTTAAGGATAAATAGTAATGTAGCTAGTGTGATGTATTCAGGTAGACTCTTTGATGCAGCTTCTCCCATTAATTGGATCCTCAAACATAAGGTActcaaaagaaaatagaaactGCTATGTGCATCATCAATACTAGAATATGATGATCACATCGCATGTAATGATTGTGCAGCACCTTAAGCTTAGTGGGCATAACTGGAGTCCTTGCTCCACTTCTTGAGGAGACCGTGTTCCGCGGATTCTTCATGGTCTCTCTTACCAAATGGTAAAagtctttatcttcttcttctcatttgcttctcaacaAAGAAGCTAActacatatatatgttttgttcCACATTTTCAGGGTCCCAACACCAATAGCGATCATCATAAGCTCAGCTGCGTTTGCCCTTGCCCACCTCACACCCGGTGAATTCCCACAGTTGTTTATACTAGGTATTATAAACATGGCTGAAAACCATAACTTCTCATGTTTATAAACACTTGTATATATATGTCGCTATTTTCATCTGGTTTAGGATCGGTTTTGGGATTAACTTATGCGCAAACCCGCAACCTCATTACCCCAATGGTCATACACGGTCTCTGGAACTCTGGAGTTATTTTGCTGCTCACTTTTCTTCAGGTATGATCACTAGTACAATGTCAAAAGGACAGATCAATTCTTAACAtatgttctttttgttttctttaaggTCCAAGGGTATGACATCAAGGAACTATTGCAGGGGAGCTAGTTGCTCTTTCGTTTCTGTTCACAGTTAACATGAGAATGCTTCATTACGTGATCGATCATCTTAGTACCAAAGATTTCATGACTTgatgtaatatatttaaacaTGACCATGATGAACCAGTATTATTTTGTGCCATTAAAGCTATAATTTAATTACTTGTAGacatgataaaatatatttagtgtcTAATAATAATTAACGGTGTTTAACTATGACCATTGACCAGGTCCAGTATCATTTTAAGGGGATTAGTAGTGGTTGCGCATTATAATTCCTCGTACCTTCTCTCCATTATTGATAAATTTTCTGTGTCCAGCTCTTATTGATGTTGCTTGTTTTAGTACCATTCGTTAAAAGGTTAATATGACGTGAAGAGATAAGATCAAAGGTTAATGTATACCATGTTGTTGAATGCTAATGTATGTCCTT
It encodes:
- the LOC103836079 gene encoding uncharacterized protein LOC103836079 isoform X3 gives rise to the protein MVSQIISCLSKSSSLLCISGSRSLIQPKTYNRGGLNRFSPGLATQRLSTVIRKKWRSASIFNSGKEPGGEGKEGSSDWAILERWEVPWEWQTASLTSLACVLSFVLTGLAEMAALPYLGVDVEKLSLDQKAEILFLDQGITTAVILAVIFTVAKTFDPLPEDILRYDLKQPFNLQKGWLVWGGIGLVAAVGGIALTGVALSLFSTETPEREVDSLMQLLPLIGSSNISTLSLVGITGVLAPLLEETVFRGFFMVSLTKWVPTPIAIIISSAAFALAHLTPGEFPQLFILGSVLGLTYAQTRNLITPMVIHGLWNSGVILLLTFLQVQGYDIKELLQGS
- the LOC103836079 gene encoding uncharacterized protein LOC103836079 isoform X2, producing the protein MVSQIISCLSKSSSLLCISGSRSLIQPKTYNRGGLNRFSPGLATQRLSTVIRKKWRSASIFNSGKEPGGEGKLQEGSSDWAILERWEVPWEWQTASLTSLACVLSFVLTGLAEMAALPYLGVDVEKLSLDQKAEILFLDQGITTAVILAVIFTVAKTFDPLPEDILRYDLKQPFNLQKGWLVWGGIGLVAAVGGIALTGVALSLFSTETPEREVDSLMQLLPLIGSSNISTLSLVGITGVLAPLLEETVFRGFFMVSLTKWVPTPIAIIISSAAFALAHLTPGEFPQLFILGSVLGLTYAQTRNLITPMVIHGLWNSGVILLLTFLQVQGYDIKELLQGS
- the LOC103836077 gene encoding binding partner of ACD11 1 isoform X2, whose amino-acid sequence is MDHQNGFGVEVTGLSPAVTEKDLIDFFSFSGAIEDIDIVRSGEQACTAYVMFKDSYSQETAVLLSGATILEQRVCITRWGQHHEEFDFWNATQRGFVDDTNSHPHPQRGDFTAGEAVTKAQEVVKSMLATGFVLGKEALAKAKGFDESHGVSAAAAARVSQLDQRIGLTDKIFAGVEAVRLTDQKYQVSDKARSAVSATGRTAAAAATSVVSSSYFSSGALWLSGALERAAKAASDLGSRGSRQ
- the LOC103836078 gene encoding 60S ribosomal protein L10-1, with the protein product MGRRPARCYRQIKGKPYPKSRYCRGVPDPKIRIYDVGMKKKGVDEFPFCVHLVSWEKENVSSEALEAARIACNKYMVKSAGKDAFHLRIRVHPFHVLRINKMLSCAGADRLQTGMRGAFGKALGTCARVAIGQVLLSVRCKDGHGHHAQEALRRAKFKFPGRQKIIVSRKWGFTKFNRADFTKLRQEKRVVPDGVNAKFFSCHGPLANRQPGTAFLPATY
- the LOC103836076 gene encoding ubiquitin-conjugating enzyme E2 1 isoform X2; its protein translation is MSTPARKRLMRDFKRLQQDPPAGISGAPQDNNIMLWNAVIFGPDDTPWDGGTFKLSLQFSEDYPNKPPTVRFVSRMFHPNIYADGSICLDILQNQWSPIYDVAAILTSIQSLLCDPNTNSSANSEAALMYSENKREYNRRVRDVVEQSWTAD
- the LOC103836079 gene encoding uncharacterized protein LOC103836079 isoform X4 translates to MAALPYLGVDVEKLSLDQKAEILFLDQGITTAVILAVIFTVAKTFDPLPEDILRYDLKQPFNLQKGWLVWGGIGLVAAVGGIALTGVALSLFSTETPEREVDSLMQLLPLIGSSNISTLSLVGITGVLAPLLEETVFRGFFMVSLTKWVPTPIAIIISSAAFALAHLTPGEFPQLFILGSVLGLTYAQTRNLITPMVIHGLWNSGVILLLTFLQVQGYDIKELLQGS
- the LOC103836074 gene encoding single-stranded DNA-binding protein WHY1, chloroplastic, whose protein sequence is MSQLLSSPLMAASYSPFTSPRFLSSSSSSVLVAGGGLAVKRHGLASKPVRTVNLSVKSRQSDYFEKQRFGDSSSSSSQNGEGGPARFYVGHSIYKGKAALTVEPRAPEFVSLDSGAFKLSKDGFLLLQFAPAAGVRQYDWSKKQVFSLSVSEIGTLVSLGPRESCEFFHDPNKGKSDEGKVRKVLKVEPLPDGSGHFFNLSVQNKLLNVDESIYIPITRAEFTVLVSAFNFVLPYLIGWHAFANSIKPEESNRTNNASPNYGGDYEWNR
- the LOC103836076 gene encoding ubiquitin-conjugating enzyme E2 1 isoform X1 yields the protein MSTPARKRLMRDFKRLQQDPPAGISGAPQDNNIMLWNAVIFGPDDTPWDGGTFKLSLQFSEDYPNKPPTVRFVSRMFHPNIYADGSICLDILQNQWSPIYDVAAILTSIQSLLCDPNPNSPANSEAARMYSESKREYNRRVRDVVEQSWTAD
- the LOC103836079 gene encoding uncharacterized protein LOC103836079 isoform X1, yielding MVSQIISCLSKSSSLLCISGSRSLIQPKTYNRGGLNRFSPGLATQRLSTVIRKKWRSASIFNSGKEPGGEGKLQEGSSDWAILERWEVPWEWQTASLTSLACVLSFVLTGLAEMAALPYLGVDVEKLSLDQKAEILFLDQGITTAVILAVIFTVAKTFDPLPEDILRYDLKQPFNLQKGWLVWGGIGLVAAVGGIALTGVALSLFSTETPEREVDSLMQLLPLIGSSNISTLSLVGITGVLAPLLEETVFRGFFMVSLTKWVPTPIAIIISSAAFALAHLTPGEFPQLFILGSVLGLTYAQTRNLITPMVIHGLWNSGVILLLTFLQVQGYDIKELLQGS
- the LOC103836077 gene encoding binding partner of ACD11 1 isoform X1 yields the protein MDHQNGFGVEVTGLSPAVTEKDLIDFFSFSGAIEDIDIVRSGEQACTAYVMFKDSYSQETAVLLSGATILEQRVCITRWGQHHEEFDFWNATQRGFVDDTNSHPHPQRGDFTAGEAVTKAQEVVKSMLATGFVLGKEALAKAKGFDESHGVSAAAAARVSQLDQRIGLTDKIFAGVEAVRLTDQKYQVSDKARSAVSATGRTAAAAATSVVSSSYFSSGALWLSGALERAAKAASDLGSRGSRQ